The Primulina tabacum isolate GXHZ01 chromosome 1, ASM2559414v2, whole genome shotgun sequence genome contains the following window.
tatttttctatcctttttaaaaaaaaaaattcactgctctttgtttaattaattctttatttaattaaattcaacaATCTTATCATCATAtttgattttcatgttttttttatcaTCGAATTTGATGTTTATTAATCTTATTGATACttgttttgtttgtttcttATGACCTTATTTTGTTTCTTTGAGTCGTTCACACTTCGGTTTTAAtccattttatttcattttttttttttgaagtttcatTTGGTTTCTCCACATCTTTCACTATCATTGACAACACACAGTCATTATTCTTAGTAACTAATTTGTCTAATTTGAAATGAAACATGTTAGGGTTTTTGTTTGGTTCTATAATGTTCTGTTTATATTTAGACATATATTTTCTTTATAAATAAACTAAACTCATAACTTGAATAGGCTTCAGCTCTCTAATTTGGACCTATGAAGACAATTTACAATCATCAAAAAATTTCAAGTCCAATATTACATCACACAACTCTCATTTATTTCGTGTTCCAACGTATTTATATATTTCCACCAAAATATTCTATTTCCAAATTATTATTCTTTCCCAAGACAAATGACAAATAATACAACCTCAAAACTATTAGTCTCTGTTGTCTTATTTTTAGGTTATGCATCACTCTAAATCAAATAATGATAATTTAAGTTTTTCCTTCAAATAAGTTGGATACTTgtcttaaaataatataaaatttcaatgAATAAATAACAAATCATCATAAACGAAACAGAcgaatcaattttttaaaatcagaTGATAGAAGTTCATCTTATCATGtttaaatacaaataataaaagatgagAAAGATGAACATGTATCTACATAACAAatctaaaatataaattaaattttttgctATTATAGATTCTATTTTTAAGAAATGACATATGAATCGATGTAATAGTCTAATTATTTATGGGTTCGAATTTTGATTTACAATcatgttttaaaacaaattaaaggAAAAAAACAAGGAACCAAGATAATTAGAAATCAAGAAATaactttatctttatttttgaaatatgtcatattttcttaacattTTTATCGAATCaactatattaaaaaaaatctatcaATTGACAACTCAATATTTCACTTCAacgtataattaattaataataataaaacataaTCATTGTATATCTAGATTGATTAAATTCAAGTTCACTGTATATCAAATTAAGCATTTTAAATTGTAACTATCATGGATTTCAAACACATCCAAGACTTTCCTCATTAAGTCTATTCCTTCAAATGAAATCTTTGAATCCAAATGTAAAACTTGGTTAAATTGATATAACTtgattgtttgaaaagcatccaGCGAAGCTCAACAGACGAGAAAAAAGAATCAATGCCCAGCAATCATATAACTTAGTGATAGCtaacaaataaattaatgaAAGACAAAGGCTGCAAACTTCAACACACATTTCAGTGACAACAAAGCCCCACGCTAGCTTTTCTACTCGCAAGCTTCACAAAATCATGCCCTGCATCATAAATGCAAAAGACAAACATATCATATTAACAAAGATTGAAATAGTCCCAGCATATAAAAATGTATGCTTTCAGAATTGTTTTTGGCTATGTAGTTAGAGTAAATGTCCATGCAAAAGAGAGAACAATTTGGTGAAGAAAGAGAGCCAGTCTTACACTCTTGGGATGTCTTTCGTGAAATCAACTACAGATTTAATACTATCAACAAAGTTCCATTCaatcccacaattgctgatggATCCGATCAGTAAGACCACATTCAACTCATTGCATGGACTAATAAGGCGATTTTCACTTCCAACAGTCTTGGGATGTCTTTCATGAAATCAACTCCACATTTAATACTATCAACAAAGTTCCATTACATCCCACAATTGCCGATGGATCCGACCGGTACGACTACATTCAACTCAATGCATGGACTAATAAAGCGCTTTCACTTCCCAACAGAGGGGCTTCAATGATGTGCATCACCACAAAGCTGAATAGAACAATAACCAAATTAtcaggaaaaaaaattgataatacACAGAATTGGGCTGCAAAAAACGGTGCCATTAAAGTATTAAAATCTACTAAACCTACTGACACGTGTGAAGATGCAacataaatataacataaagaTACAGACATAAACATGCATACCCTCAAAAGGGGTAATTGTTTCGATAGagaagaaattgacaaaaagcTAAACTTGAACACGACTGCTATCCTTCTCTAGCTTTTGTCTTACCACGTATTTCAACAGTAATAGAGTTCCACATGAGAGTAATGTATTTTGGTCATTGCCCGGATCTTTCGGATGTGTGCTCCCAACACCACCGCTGGATAATGTATGAATCCTTAATTTTGGTTTAATTTCTCGATAATATAGATTTCATGATTTTAACCTGAGCAGCAGAATAGGGAGGCACCTTTTTCAGAGCCATACTTAAAATATATTTAGCCTTTTCAAGTTTGTCAAATCCTCCATCTTTTTGAAGGCCTTCAAGCAGATTGTTTATGGTATGAACACTAGGATACCAGTTCCTTTGCATACTATCTTTACACATGGTGTTTGCCACATTAAATTCTCCCGCTTTACAAAGATAATGGATCATGGTTTGATAAATTTTTTGATTTGGCTTGTGGCCATCATTGTGGAAAGCAGAATAAACTCTCATCGCCATTTCAAGATATCCCGCATTGAAAAAACCTTTAATAACCAAATTATACGTAACTTCGTCAGGAAATTTCTTATGGTGTCGCATGAATGCCAACAGCTTGTTGGCATCCCAGGCACGCCCCTTGTTCACCAAGAACTGAACCCGGACATTGAAGGTTGCTACATTCGGCAAACATCCTTTGCGTAACATAAGATTCCACAATCCATTTGCAATTTCAGGACGGCTAGCTTCATAAAAGGCTGCTATGAGGGTTGTATATGTGATCACGTCGGCAGTAATCCCCACATTTCCCATCTCTACCAGGACTAAATAAGCCTTCTCCAGTATACCCATTTCACAGAATGCTTTAACAACAATATTAATAGAACACACATCTAGCTTTATCCCAAATCTAAATGGAACATCACTAAGGAACGACTCAATCGCCACCAAATCACGTGACCGAGCCAACACCTTCAGAGCTGCATTAAATGATTTCACTGTCCTCTTACAGCCGTATAAATGCATATCATAAAATGTATTGACAGCATGTTTAGTCATTCCAGCCCTCCCATACAACATTATTATCCTAAGAATGAACCCTTCTCTTCGGCCCTGTGGCAGAGTCTTCTGATGCTCAAGAAGATTCTCAATGTAATCAAACCTGCCCGCCCCAGCTAACCTACAAACCGTGTCCTCAAATGCGAACCGGTTCTCAACAACAACACGATTGCAGGCGTTGGCCTTAAACAAATTAAACAACTTTTCGGGGTCCCTTTCGTTCTTTAACCTAACAAGTGCCGGCTCGTCTACTTCAACAGGTTTTCGTCCGCAACTCCGAAAAGAACTAGTCTTGTCAACTGAAAATGCACCGGGGCAGGTGGATATGTAATGTGGCACAACACTAAATCTGCGAACCAATCGCAGAGAGAGCATGTTCTGAAACAAAACCCAATTGATTACACATATCCACTAGCCAAGATCAACAAATTCATCAACATCACTACAAAATTCGGAAATCTCACATCCAATCTCAACCTAGGATCAAAGTATTAAATCAACACAAACACAACCAACCATGGAAATGTAGAAAAGGACCAACAATAACAGTGAGTAACACAAACCAACCAATGGGTTTCGTCAAGAATCAAACGTTGCCATTGGGCCAGCAAAAGAATATCGGGATTGACTATAAGAACATGAAAACAGATCCGAGGAATCAAGAAATGAACCTATAACAAGAAGAATCCGAAAAAAGCAATGGGGGTCCGGCAAGAATGAGATTCCGTGAACAAGCCAGTGAAGAAATGGCAAAACTGAGTCTCCCAATAATCGGAGATGGATTTGTGGATGGAGTAATGCCTCCAATATCGAAGTTCAGAAATGGGGTTTGTGAGGAGACGAAGGTACCTACCGTTCAATGGAGGGGTTTGCGTGGAACGGGTTAGGGGTTTTTGATTTCGCTTGGTTTGTTAGCGATCTGCTACTTTAGGTTGCACATTTAAATATCTTCGGTGCTGATGTGTAGGAATTTTATTGGTACTTAGTTTTGTTGCATCTcaattatttactaaattttaattttaaaacaaaGATTTCGACCACATTACATTTCAATTATAATAAGACAAAattttgtgtgagacgatctcacgaatcgtattttgtgagacgatcttattatttgggtcatattatttttatgctaagattattactttttattgtgaatatcggtaagattgacatgtctcacagataaagattcgtgagaacgtctcataagagacctactcttataaTAAACTATATCcaactaaaaaaaatttgtattaaatattttttaagaaaagaaTTGGGAtggaattttattataatagtTTTTGGGATGGGAATTTCTTGTAGTAAAATAAAACTATACATTATGGTTGTGGTTTAATTAGATGTGATAGGATTACAAGATGATAAATCATACTACCAATGAAGTGGTACGataaaatgatcacttgtaaTTGAATAATAATGCTATAATCATTGCATCAGATTTAACTTTGGACAATTGGTCTGATTTCATTGATAAAATCTCATTATTTTCTCcacacaaaaaaatcaaaatattgttttatttacaaagatacaatcaaaatatttaattcctACAAGAACAAAAACAATCAAGTATCCAAATCTTCCAAAACTAAATTTGGCATTTGCATTTTATACAGTTGTTTAGAAAAGTAGCTTAATTTATTTGTCATTAATCCAAGAATGAGATTAGAAAAGACGAACAGTACAAAGTACAACAAATTTGCCATTCTTTGCTGAAGGTCTTCTAAAGTTACAAAGTAAAAAAAGGGCAACAAGTTGCCATTTTCAGAACTTCAAGAAAAGGGTCTCCATTTTCGGAACTTCAAGAAATGGACTGATCCCTTCAATTGAACTTCAAACGTTTCAGTCTTTTGATGTAATGACAAGAAATCCTAGTACACCAATAACGACATactgccaaaaaaaaaatttgtgttaaTGTAGACTCTTCTTTCTagcaagaaaaataataatgttttacCGACACAAAAGATTAATGATCGAAATATATGGGATTTGCAGACCTTTATTATTGGTTTTTCTGTCATGAAGATTGTAATATAACCAACATAAGGTAGGAAACTGCAACAACATTAAAGAGAGGAGTTAACATTCTTCCTAATTTGTATCGCATTTCTAGGATTCATTTACAGCCACAAGACACCATATTCAGAAGATGAGTGTACAACCTATGTAAAATTGAAAGTGGATTAATGACGGTTGTAGTGCAATTCAACTTTTCTAAATGTATAGCTGTCCAAATATCATGTTTCGATCACTGTATCATATAACTATATAAGTAGCCACACAGGATAGTGTAGTTTGTGGCAATGGAACATATGGTTTTGGTTTTGACAATAATCATAGGATTGAGCGTTTGCCGTTTTACAAGGCTGATAACTAATGAAAGCGGTGAAGCCCAAATCCTTCAAATTGTACAAAATCCAGAGCATCACATCATGATGTGAGTCATATATTTCACGTAGAATAATTGAGTGAGTACTGCTCCACAAATTTAGCTGAGTCCAACTAATTTTGGATTAACACGGTATAATAAGGACAACCAATACTACTGTTGAAAGATCTGTAAGACTAAAATGGTTAGAATAGAATTTGGTGCAAAAAGCAAATCATAGACCTCTATTCAAATTTCAAACATTTGGAGTGTTATTGTTCTCATAATTGAAGTATACAAATTATGAATACTAAATGTAAGTTGAGATTTTACCCCACAGCTCTTCCCATGATGTGGTGCCTCTGTAACCAGCGCTCACCATTATAAAAAGAGATGTCATCTTCTTCGTTATTA
Protein-coding sequences here:
- the LOC142546807 gene encoding pentatricopeptide repeat-containing protein At1g80150, mitochondrial, whose product is MLSLRLVRRFSVVPHYISTCPGAFSVDKTSSFRSCGRKPVEVDEPALVRLKNERDPEKLFNLFKANACNRVVVENRFAFEDTVCRLAGAGRFDYIENLLEHQKTLPQGRREGFILRIIMLYGRAGMTKHAVNTFYDMHLYGCKRTVKSFNAALKVLARSRDLVAIESFLSDVPFRFGIKLDVCSINIVVKAFCEMGILEKAYLVLVEMGNVGITADVITYTTLIAAFYEASRPEIANGLWNLMLRKGCLPNVATFNVRVQFLVNKGRAWDANKLLAFMRHHKKFPDEVTYNLVIKGFFNAGYLEMAMRVYSAFHNDGHKPNQKIYQTMIHYLCKAGEFNVANTMCKDSMQRNWYPSVHTINNLLEGLQKDGGFDKLEKAKYILSMALKKVPPYSAAQVKIMKSILSRN